From the Macaca nemestrina isolate mMacNem1 chromosome 7, mMacNem.hap1, whole genome shotgun sequence genome, one window contains:
- the LOC105472897 gene encoding zinc transporter ZIP9 isoform X3 yields MNMSTATTTHSCMPILVFPSYWASFSCCWWTRLVTPMCILLTPTQCEDDEDENLYDDPLLLNNPEAARSSNSKITTTLGLVVHAAADGVALGAAASTSQTSVQLIVFVAIMLHKAPAAFGLVSFLMHAGLERNRIRKHLLVFSLAAPVMSMVTYLGLSKSSKEALSEVNATGMAMLFSAGTFLYVATVHVLPEVGGIGHSHKPDATGGRGLSRLEVAALVLGCLIPLILSVGHQH; encoded by the exons ATGAACATGAGCACAGCCACGACCACACACAGCTGCATGCCTATATTGGTGTTTCCCTCGTACTGGGCTTCGTTTTCATGTTGCTGGTGGACCAGATTGGTAACTCCCATGTGCATCCTACTGACG cctactcagtgtgaagatgatgaggatgaaaacctttatgatgatccacttctacttaata ATCCAGAAGCAGCAAGATCTAGCAATTCCAAAATCACCACCACGCTGGGTCTGGTCGTCCATGCTGCAG CTGATGGTGTTGCTTTGGGAGCAGCAGCGTCTACTTCACAGACTAGTGTCCAGTTAATTGTGTTTGTGGCAATCATGCTACATAAG GCACCAGCTGCTTTTGGTCTGGTTTCCTTCTTGATGCATGCTGGCTTAGAGCGGAATCGAATCAGAAAGCACTTGCTGGTCTTTTCACTGGCCGCACCAGTTATGTCCATGGTGACATACTTAGGACTGAGTAAG AGCAGTAAAGAAGCCCTTTCCGAGGTGAACGCCACGGGAATGGCCATGCTTTTCTCTGCCGGGACATTTCTTTACGTTGCCACAGTACATGTGCTCCCTGAGGTGGGCGGAATAGGGCACAGCCACAAGCCTGATGCCACGGGAGGGAGAGGCCTCAGCCGCCTGGAGGTGGCAGCCCTGGTTCTGGGTTGCCTCATCCCCCTCATCCTGTCAGTAGGACACCAGCATTAA
- the LOC105472897 gene encoding zinc transporter ZIP9 isoform X4 — protein sequence MLLVDQIGNSHVHPTDDPEAARSSNSKITTTLGLVVHAAADGVALGAAASTSQTSVQLIVFVAIMLHKAPAAFGLVSFLMHAGLERNRIRKHLLVFSLAAPVMSMVTYLGLSKSSKEALSEVNATGMAMLFSAGTFLYVATVHVLPEVGGIGHSHKPDATGGRGLSRLEVAALVLGCLIPLILSVGHQH from the exons ATGTTGCTGGTGGACCAGATTGGTAACTCCCATGTGCATCCTACTGACG ATCCAGAAGCAGCAAGATCTAGCAATTCCAAAATCACCACCACGCTGGGTCTGGTCGTCCATGCTGCAG CTGATGGTGTTGCTTTGGGAGCAGCAGCGTCTACTTCACAGACTAGTGTCCAGTTAATTGTGTTTGTGGCAATCATGCTACATAAG GCACCAGCTGCTTTTGGTCTGGTTTCCTTCTTGATGCATGCTGGCTTAGAGCGGAATCGAATCAGAAAGCACTTGCTGGTCTTTTCACTGGCCGCACCAGTTATGTCCATGGTGACATACTTAGGACTGAGTAAG AGCAGTAAAGAAGCCCTTTCCGAGGTGAACGCCACGGGAATGGCCATGCTTTTCTCTGCCGGGACATTTCTTTACGTTGCCACAGTACATGTGCTCCCTGAGGTGGGCGGAATAGGGCACAGCCACAAGCCTGATGCCACGGGAGGGAGAGGCCTCAGCCGCCTGGAGGTGGCAGCCCTGGTTCTGGGTTGCCTCATCCCCCTCATCCTGTCAGTAGGACACCAGCATTAA